Below is a window of Flavobacterium sp. N2820 DNA.
TTAATCGTGGTTTTAGGACATTCAAAATGTGGCGCTGTTAAAGGCGCTTGTGATCATGTTGAAATGGGGAATTTAACCGAGTTATTATCTAAAATTCAACCGGCAGTTTACCAAGAAAAAGAAACAGCAAACAACAGAACTTCAAAAAATAGTGAATTTGTTGAAAATGTTGCCGAAATCAATGTGAAAAGAAATGTAAAAAACATTATTGAAAGAAGTTTTGTCTTGGAGCAAATGTTAGAAGAAGGTCAAATCGGTATAGTGGGTGCTATGCACGATATTGAATCGGGTAAAGTAATTTTTTATGATGATGTAATGTACATAAAAGATGATTTAAATCCTGAATTTACAGTTGCAGAACTAAAACATTAAAATAAATTTTAAACCATAATTACAAAAGCTATCATTTCTTCAAATTTTAATACTGAATTGATAGCTTTTTTATTTTATATTTGATACCAGATACACAATGATAATGAGCGATTTTTACAAAAAAATATTAGATAATAATAAAAAATGGGTAGAGAATAAATTAGCGATAAGCCCAAATTATTTTAAAAATTTAGCTGACGGACAAAATCCACCACTTTTATGGATTGGCTGTTCAGATAGTCGTGTTCCTGCAAATGAAATTATTGGTGCTGAGCCAGGTGAAGTTTTTGTACATAGAAATATTGCCAATATGGTAGTACATTCTGATATGAACATGCTAAGTGTACTCGATTATGCTGTAAATGCTTTAAAAGTAAAACACGTAATTGTTTGTGGACATTATGGTTGTGGAGGTGTTAAAGCCGCAATGGG
It encodes the following:
- the can gene encoding carbonate dehydratase encodes the protein MSDFYKKILDNNKKWVENKLAISPNYFKNLADGQNPPLLWIGCSDSRVPANEIIGAEPGEVFVHRNIANMVVHSDMNMLSVLDYAVNALKVKHVIVCGHYGCGGVKAAMGNSSIGIIDNWIRHIKDVYRFHQQELDAITDEKERFNTFVEINVKEQVLDLAKTSIVQNAWKNGQELSLHGWVYGLNDGYVTDLGVNFSCDKDLDDVYQLKF
- a CDS encoding carbonic anhydrase family protein; amino-acid sequence: MKAHNKETQAQMTPRKALQFLQEGNSRFINNLKANRNLLEQANETRDGQWPFATILSCIDSRTSAELIFDQGLGDIFSVRIAGNIVNTDILGSMEFACKVAGSKLIVVLGHSKCGAVKGACDHVEMGNLTELLSKIQPAVYQEKETANNRTSKNSEFVENVAEINVKRNVKNIIERSFVLEQMLEEGQIGIVGAMHDIESGKVIFYDDVMYIKDDLNPEFTVAELKH